In one window of Desulfuromonas sp. KJ2020 DNA:
- a CDS encoding manganese efflux pump MntP family protein, which produces MSNSTLIGIALALAMDAFAVALGAGLTLERLTGRHLFRLGFHFGLFQALMPILGWLAGLTVQQWITAYDHWLAFALLAFVGGKMIREAFHAEEERDNRDPTRGMTLVMLSLATSIDALAVGLTLAMIGVSIWIPAAVIGIVAGALTVAGMFLGRRIGTLWGPRVEILGGLILIGIGARILLEHTLWAA; this is translated from the coding sequence ATGTCAAACTCGACCCTTATCGGCATCGCCTTGGCGTTGGCCATGGATGCCTTTGCCGTCGCCCTCGGTGCGGGGCTGACCCTTGAGCGCCTCACCGGTCGCCATCTTTTTCGCCTCGGCTTCCACTTTGGCCTCTTCCAGGCCCTCATGCCCATCCTCGGCTGGCTGGCCGGCCTGACGGTGCAGCAGTGGATAACGGCTTACGACCACTGGCTGGCTTTCGCCCTGCTCGCTTTCGTCGGCGGCAAAATGATCCGGGAGGCGTTCCATGCCGAGGAAGAGCGGGACAACAGAGACCCGACCCGCGGCATGACCCTGGTCATGCTTTCCCTGGCCACCAGCATCGATGCCTTGGCCGTGGGGCTGACCCTGGCGATGATCGGGGTGAGCATCTGGATTCCGGCCGCAGTGATCGGGATCGTTGCCGGCGCCCTGACCGTAGCCGGCATGTTTCTGGGGCGCCGCATCGGCACCCTGTGGGGGCCACGGGTGGAAATCCTGGGAGGACTGATCCTCATCGGCATTGGCGCCAGAATCCTGCTGGAACATACCCTCTGGGCCGCCTGA
- a CDS encoding VOC family protein: MDYQMIHVCLRVFNLAASEKFYREAFGFEVSRRLDFDEQGFTLCYMRAPGQSFELELTHNHDRDKPYEVGDGYSHIALAVKDLETSHRRHEELGLNPRPIKGLGDAVGRFYFLADPDGYMVEVIRA; this comes from the coding sequence ATGGATTATCAGATGATTCACGTCTGCCTGCGGGTATTCAACCTGGCGGCTTCGGAAAAATTTTATCGGGAAGCCTTTGGCTTCGAAGTGTCCCGGCGCCTCGATTTTGACGAGCAGGGTTTCACTCTTTGCTACATGCGCGCTCCCGGGCAGTCCTTTGAGCTGGAACTGACCCACAACCATGATCGCGACAAGCCTTATGAGGTTGGGGACGGCTACTCCCACATCGCGCTTGCCGTCAAAGACCTCGAAACCTCACACCGGCGTCACGAGGAGCTGGGTCTCAACCCGCGGCCGATCAAAGGGCTGGGCGATGCCGTGGGGAGGTTTTACTTTCTGGCCGATCCGGATGGCTATATGGTCGAAGTTATCCGGGCCTGA
- a CDS encoding response regulator, whose translation MNQKPTVLVADRDEDFLAQVATLLDRMDFKVLPVTSGAELLDAVNVMLPDIILVDVDLPEPGGLSSLKALKEAGQLSRVPVVLVSEKADMGIYKQCQDYGPCSFLMKPLLVEELHSTLQLVQVRDTGGRKRLRAPFMDTVVVRAAGRTLQCPGVTLSEGGVCVQQNPPLPVGTTVEVVLSLPTGGPLTLSGRVSYVQQEQAGGGDGPSMAIVFDPVSAEVSTRVREFVILLLVGDMLDEQGACAP comes from the coding sequence ATGAATCAGAAACCCACGGTGCTGGTCGCCGATAGAGACGAGGATTTTCTTGCGCAGGTCGCTACTCTTCTCGATCGCATGGATTTCAAAGTTCTGCCGGTTACGAGTGGCGCTGAACTTTTGGATGCGGTGAATGTCATGCTCCCCGATATCATCCTGGTCGACGTCGACCTCCCCGAACCTGGCGGCCTGTCCTCTCTCAAGGCGCTCAAGGAGGCCGGCCAGCTTTCGCGGGTCCCCGTGGTGCTGGTGTCGGAAAAGGCCGATATGGGTATCTATAAGCAATGCCAGGATTATGGCCCCTGCAGCTTTCTCATGAAACCTTTGCTGGTCGAGGAGTTGCATTCAACCCTGCAACTCGTTCAGGTCCGGGACACGGGCGGACGTAAGCGCCTCCGCGCCCCCTTCATGGATACCGTGGTGGTGCGGGCCGCTGGCCGAACGCTCCAATGCCCTGGCGTCACCCTGTCGGAAGGCGGCGTCTGTGTGCAGCAGAATCCACCTCTGCCGGTGGGAACCACCGTGGAGGTTGTCCTCTCTCTGCCGACGGGCGGGCCATTGACGCTGAGTGGCCGGGTGAGTTATGTGCAGCAGGAGCAAGCCGGGGGTGGCGATGGTCCCTCCATGGCGATCGTTTTTGATCCTGTTTCTGCGGAGGTCTCGACACGTGTGCGGGAATTCGTTATCCTCCTGCTTGTTGGCGATATGCTGGATGAGCAGGGGGCGTGCGCGCCCTGA
- a CDS encoding DUF309 domain-containing protein: protein MDNPTDCDTFPCEALSAAVRQFNEGRYFVCHETLEDLWKDEAGPMRDLYKGILQIGIGLLHWQKGNFGGACALLKGGIGYLHPFAPVCRRLDVQTLLRDSERFLQRLQAAGAAHMADIPHSFVPRIGWREDTC from the coding sequence ATGGATAATCCGACCGACTGCGACACCTTTCCCTGCGAGGCCCTTTCCGCTGCTGTTCGCCAGTTCAATGAGGGCCGCTACTTTGTATGCCACGAAACCCTGGAGGATCTGTGGAAAGATGAAGCCGGGCCGATGCGGGATCTGTACAAGGGGATTTTGCAGATCGGCATCGGGCTGCTGCACTGGCAGAAGGGCAATTTTGGCGGGGCTTGTGCCCTGCTCAAGGGGGGGATCGGCTACCTGCACCCTTTTGCTCCAGTCTGTCGCCGCCTCGATGTGCAGACCCTGCTGCGGGACTCCGAGCGCTTTCTGCAGCGGTTACAGGCCGCTGGCGCCGCGCACATGGCCGATATCCCCCACTCTTTCGTGCCGCGCATTGGGTGGCGGGAAGATACCTGCTGA
- a CDS encoding TM2 domain-containing protein: protein MAIEEGSHSKAIGYILWLFGFTGSHRFYYGKPITGTIYFFTLGLLGIGWLIDLFLIPAMDRQAELRFSPGPIDYNLTWILLTFLGLFGVHRMYMGKWITGIVYLLTGGLFGLGYIYDYWTLNEQIALINRR from the coding sequence ATGGCTATCGAGGAAGGTTCACACAGCAAGGCCATAGGGTATATCCTCTGGCTTTTCGGTTTTACCGGCTCTCACCGTTTTTACTACGGCAAGCCCATCACAGGAACAATCTATTTCTTTACGCTTGGCCTGCTTGGCATCGGTTGGCTTATCGACCTTTTTCTCATCCCGGCCATGGACCGTCAGGCCGAGCTGCGGTTTTCTCCCGGCCCCATTGACTACAATCTGACCTGGATTCTGCTGACCTTTCTAGGCCTCTTTGGTGTGCATCGCATGTATATGGGCAAGTGGATTACCGGTATTGTCTATCTGTTGACCGGTGGGCTTTTCGGCCTTGGCTACATTTACGACTACTGGACCCTGAACGAACAGATCGCCCTGATCAACCGGCGGTGA
- a CDS encoding murein L,D-transpeptidase family protein: MPVRKTLVMLITMLLLLLIAAPVFAMQGHIPLPEGIRADTILVEKAARLLTLYRDGERIKSYRISLGGKPVGPKVRQGDLRTPEGRYRIASRNEQSRFHRALRISYPNTRDLRRAHKMGVSPGSDIMIHGLGDRFAWLGRQHFLADWTEGCIAVTNEEIEEIWRLVPDGAGVLILP, translated from the coding sequence ATGCCTGTACGCAAGACCCTGGTGATGCTGATAACGATGTTGCTCTTGCTGCTGATCGCCGCGCCGGTGTTCGCCATGCAGGGGCATATCCCCTTGCCGGAGGGAATCCGCGCCGACACCATTCTGGTCGAAAAGGCGGCCAGACTTTTGACACTCTATCGGGACGGTGAGCGCATCAAGAGTTACCGCATTTCCCTCGGAGGCAAACCTGTCGGCCCCAAAGTGCGCCAGGGCGACCTGCGCACGCCGGAAGGACGCTACCGCATTGCTTCCCGCAATGAACAGAGCCGCTTTCACCGGGCGCTGCGCATTTCCTATCCCAATACGCGTGATCTGCGCAGAGCCCATAAAATGGGCGTTTCTCCCGGCAGCGATATCATGATTCACGGGCTGGGCGATCGCTTTGCCTGGCTTGGTCGGCAGCATTTTCTGGCGGACTGGACCGAAGGGTGCATCGCCGTTACCAATGAAGAGATCGAAGAAATCTGGCGCCTGGTTCCCGACGGGGCGGGCGTTCTTATTTTGCCATGA
- a CDS encoding YbaK/EbsC family protein produces the protein MPTIDDVKAFLVPQGIEVREFAEPTPTCETAAAAVGCQPAQIAKSVLLLVGENPVLVVTCGDTKVKSSKLKKAMGLSGKVRLPEADEVIRHTGYAPGGVCPFLLSPQLPVLLDESLARFERVYAAAGNSHSAVPVTLAQLQEITRGRRAEVCDLISP, from the coding sequence ATGCCGACGATCGATGATGTGAAAGCTTTTTTAGTTCCACAAGGGATAGAAGTGCGGGAGTTTGCCGAACCGACGCCGACCTGCGAAACTGCCGCGGCGGCGGTTGGTTGCCAGCCGGCCCAGATTGCCAAGAGCGTCCTTTTGCTGGTGGGGGAGAATCCCGTGCTGGTGGTGACCTGCGGTGATACCAAGGTGAAGAGTTCGAAGCTCAAGAAAGCCATGGGACTGTCGGGGAAGGTGCGCCTGCCTGAGGCCGACGAGGTCATTCGCCACACCGGCTATGCGCCAGGCGGGGTCTGCCCCTTTTTGCTGTCGCCTCAATTGCCGGTGCTGCTGGATGAATCCCTGGCGCGCTTTGAGCGGGTCTATGCTGCTGCCGGCAACTCCCATTCCGCCGTGCCGGTGACCCTGGCGCAGCTGCAGGAGATCACCCGCGGCAGGCGGGCGGAGGTCTGCGATCTGATTTCGCCCTAG
- the rlmKL gene encoding bifunctional 23S rRNA (guanine(2069)-N(7))-methyltransferase RlmK/23S rRNA (guanine(2445)-N(2))-methyltransferase RlmL, with protein MHSTTTFFATAPKGLEALLADELRGLGAQEVKETRAGVSFSGSLAVGYRACLWSRLASRILLTLANFTATTYEELYAGVQAIDWREHLGEEGSLAVDCNCVQSPLQHSHYAALKVKDAIVDQLREVRGQRPSVELERPSIRVNVHVQREQVSLSLDLSGESLHRRGYRQEQVLAPVKENLAAAILLRANWPQIAAGGGTLVDPMCGSGTLVLEAALMAADIAPGLSRTYFGFLGWQGHDDAVWQDLLGEATARRQAGLQTLPPLFGFDLEAQAVRAAQANARLAGLESAVVFEKHEVADLVAPAGTEGKGGLVLTNPPYGERLGEVNHLRSLYAQLGERLQEHFVGWKAAVFTGNPDLARNLGLRARRKHSFFNGALPCQLLHFEVDPQWFYGADVSEETRHAARTPGAEMFANRLKKNLRTLGRWARQNDIFCYRLYDADMPEYAVAVDLYGDWVHVQEYAPPATVDSRQAAIRLREIRAVLPEVLQLPPEQIVFKVRQKQKGSTQYEKLARRGELLKVGESGCSFLVNLTDYLDTGLFLDHRLTRELIAELAAGKTFLNLFAYTGSATVYAAKGGASATTTVDMSRTYLDWAQKNMAVNGFTGSRHEFIQADCLKWLRQEKRRFDLIFLDPPTFSNSKSMTDSFDVQRDHVPLLRDTARLLSPGGVLIFSNNNRKFKMEAAALPELQIEDITAKTIPRDFERNRRIHNCWKIQKK; from the coding sequence ATGCATTCCACCACCACCTTTTTCGCGACGGCTCCCAAAGGGCTGGAGGCGCTGCTGGCCGATGAACTGCGGGGGCTGGGGGCTCAGGAGGTCAAGGAGACGCGGGCGGGTGTCAGTTTTAGCGGCTCCCTGGCTGTCGGTTACCGTGCGTGCCTGTGGTCCCGGCTGGCCAGTCGCATCCTGCTGACCCTGGCCAATTTTACGGCGACAACCTATGAAGAGCTCTACGCTGGGGTCCAGGCCATTGACTGGCGGGAGCATCTGGGCGAGGAAGGCTCCCTGGCGGTGGACTGCAACTGCGTGCAGTCGCCGCTGCAGCATTCCCACTACGCCGCACTTAAGGTCAAGGATGCCATTGTTGACCAGTTGCGCGAGGTGCGTGGGCAGCGGCCGTCCGTGGAACTGGAGCGGCCGTCGATTCGGGTCAACGTCCATGTCCAGCGCGAGCAGGTGAGCCTGAGCCTCGATCTGTCGGGGGAGAGCCTGCACCGCCGAGGCTACCGGCAGGAGCAGGTGCTGGCGCCGGTCAAAGAAAACCTGGCGGCGGCCATCCTGCTGCGGGCCAACTGGCCGCAGATTGCGGCCGGCGGCGGCACCCTGGTCGATCCCATGTGCGGCTCGGGTACCCTGGTGCTGGAGGCTGCCCTGATGGCGGCGGATATCGCCCCCGGTCTCAGCCGCACCTATTTTGGGTTTCTCGGCTGGCAGGGACACGACGACGCGGTCTGGCAGGACCTGCTGGGCGAAGCGACAGCCCGCCGGCAAGCCGGGCTGCAGACACTACCCCCCCTGTTCGGCTTCGACCTCGAAGCCCAGGCGGTGCGGGCGGCGCAGGCCAACGCTCGGCTGGCCGGATTGGAGTCGGCCGTTGTTTTCGAGAAGCACGAGGTCGCTGACCTGGTAGCCCCGGCCGGTACCGAAGGGAAAGGCGGGCTGGTACTGACCAATCCCCCCTATGGCGAGCGCCTCGGCGAAGTCAACCACCTGCGCTCGCTCTACGCCCAGCTAGGTGAGCGGCTGCAGGAGCACTTTGTCGGCTGGAAAGCTGCCGTCTTTACCGGCAATCCCGATCTAGCCCGGAACCTGGGTTTGCGCGCCCGCCGCAAGCACAGCTTCTTCAACGGGGCGCTCCCCTGCCAATTGCTCCACTTCGAGGTGGATCCCCAGTGGTTTTACGGGGCCGACGTTTCGGAAGAAACCCGCCACGCCGCCCGGACTCCCGGCGCCGAAATGTTCGCCAACCGCCTGAAGAAGAACCTGCGCACCCTGGGGCGTTGGGCCCGGCAGAACGACATCTTCTGCTACCGTCTTTACGATGCTGACATGCCCGAGTACGCCGTTGCCGTCGATCTCTACGGCGACTGGGTCCATGTGCAGGAATACGCCCCGCCCGCTACCGTGGATTCCCGTCAGGCCGCGATCCGGCTGCGGGAGATCCGGGCCGTGCTCCCCGAAGTGCTGCAGTTGCCGCCTGAACAGATCGTCTTCAAGGTGCGGCAGAAGCAGAAGGGGAGTACCCAGTACGAAAAACTCGCCCGTCGCGGCGAACTGCTCAAGGTGGGGGAGAGCGGCTGCAGTTTTCTGGTCAATCTCACCGATTACCTCGACACCGGTCTTTTTCTCGACCATCGCCTCACCCGGGAGCTCATCGCCGAACTGGCCGCCGGCAAGACCTTTCTCAACCTCTTCGCCTACACCGGCTCGGCCACGGTCTACGCCGCCAAAGGGGGCGCCTCCGCCACCACCACCGTGGACATGTCGCGCACCTATCTGGACTGGGCCCAAAAGAACATGGCCGTCAACGGTTTCACCGGCAGCCGCCATGAATTCATCCAGGCCGACTGCCTCAAGTGGCTGCGCCAGGAGAAGCGCCGTTTTGACCTGATCTTTCTCGATCCACCCACCTTCTCCAACTCCAAGTCCATGACTGACAGCTTCGATGTGCAGCGCGATCACGTCCCCCTGCTGCGCGACACGGCCCGGCTGCTCAGTCCCGGCGGGGTATTGATCTTCTCCAACAATAACCGCAAGTTCAAAATGGAAGCGGCGGCCCTGCCCGAGCTACAGATCGAGGATATCACGGCAAAAACCATCCCGCGGGATTTCGAGCGCAATCGCCGTATTCACAATTGCTGGAAGATTCAAAAGAAGTAA
- a CDS encoding PHP domain-containing protein, with the protein MNMKWVDLHLHSTCSDGLYTPAEVVRRAAAAGLAAVALADHDNIDGIEAAMAAGAEWGVEVLSGVELSVVWQAYNDIHLLGYGFDHHHSELVEALASFQDFRERRNELIVERVNEKLRTEGRAPLDFDEVAAKADGTLGRPHIAMALQEKGYVRGSEDAFQRYLIPCNVEKRTFPIDEAIALIQRAGGVTVLAHPPFITTDRTAFLDLLGTFAALGLDGVEAYNSGSSLDDIDWYITQARRRGLIVTGGSDFHGPDTGIIAIGSGRGQLKIPYRCVEDIRQVLHRRYASPD; encoded by the coding sequence ATGAACATGAAATGGGTGGATCTGCATCTCCATTCGACCTGTTCCGATGGCCTCTACACACCCGCAGAGGTGGTGCGCCGTGCGGCGGCGGCCGGGCTGGCGGCGGTCGCTTTGGCCGATCATGACAATATCGACGGTATCGAGGCCGCCATGGCGGCCGGAGCAGAGTGGGGGGTGGAGGTGCTCTCCGGGGTCGAACTGTCGGTGGTGTGGCAGGCCTACAACGATATCCATCTGCTCGGCTACGGGTTTGACCATCATCATTCCGAACTGGTCGAAGCGCTGGCCTCTTTTCAGGACTTTCGGGAACGGCGCAACGAGTTGATCGTCGAGCGGGTGAACGAGAAGCTCCGTACGGAGGGGCGTGCTCCCCTGGACTTCGACGAGGTGGCGGCTAAGGCCGATGGCACCCTGGGCCGACCCCACATCGCCATGGCCCTGCAGGAAAAAGGCTATGTACGCGGCAGCGAGGACGCCTTTCAGCGTTATCTCATCCCCTGCAACGTGGAAAAACGCACCTTTCCCATCGACGAGGCCATAGCCCTGATTCAGCGGGCCGGCGGCGTGACGGTGCTGGCCCATCCCCCCTTCATTACCACGGACAGGACGGCCTTTCTGGACCTGCTCGGCACCTTCGCCGCCCTGGGGCTCGATGGGGTCGAGGCGTACAATTCGGGCTCCAGTCTCGATGACATCGATTGGTATATCACCCAGGCACGTCGGCGAGGACTCATCGTCACCGGCGGCTCCGATTTTCATGGGCCGGACACGGGCATTATCGCCATCGGCTCGGGGCGCGGTCAGCTCAAAATTCCCTATCGCTGTGTCGAGGATATCCGACAGGTACTGCACCGGCGCTATGCTTCGCCGGACTAA
- a CDS encoding GxxExxY protein, producing MLEMNKDALNQLSSSVINGAICVHRELGPGLLESVYQSCLAYELKERGMEVVTEVALPIFYRGNRIESGLRLDMIIENRLVIELKSVEKVLPVHVKQLLTYLRLADMPLGLLINFNESLLKDGITRLANNPYL from the coding sequence ATGTTAGAGATGAATAAGGATGCGCTGAATCAGCTGTCCTCTTCGGTTATAAATGGGGCCATATGCGTTCATCGGGAACTGGGGCCTGGGTTACTGGAGTCCGTTTATCAGTCGTGTCTGGCTTATGAGTTGAAGGAACGGGGAATGGAGGTCGTGACGGAGGTGGCACTTCCCATTTTTTATCGGGGGAATCGGATAGAAAGTGGCCTTCGTCTGGATATGATCATCGAGAACCGATTGGTGATCGAGTTGAAATCTGTTGAAAAAGTTTTGCCGGTGCATGTCAAACAATTGCTCACGTACCTGCGTCTCGCTGATATGCCGCTAGGGTTGCTGATCAACTTCAATGAATCGTTACTCAAAGACGGCATCACCCGTTTGGCCAACAACCCGTACTTGTGA
- a CDS encoding Tex family protein translates to MALTDIQINRILTTLVEETALSPSQVRNTVELLQEGATVPFIARYRKERTGELDEVQVRTLEERFDYFKELEERKTTVLATIDEQGKLTPELKARIEACRQKNELEDLYLPYKPKRRTKATIARERGLEPLADLIAAQQVKSGSLQEVAAPFVDPDKEVADADAALEGAGHILAERLSEDADVRALVRRLTWEQGVFVSKVAPDKAGAVSKFEMYYDYQEPLRLIPSHRMLAMRRGEKEEVLRLSLLAPEEEILRGMQTRLITGPSLFGNFLQGVAADAYRRLLAPSIEVELRLEAKKAADEAAIQIFADNLKNLLLLPPAGSKRVLGVDPGLRTGSKLAVVDETGRYLENATIYPHTGAGKIAPARAELLRLLKDHGIEMIAIGNGTASREMDQFVRETLREAGLQLPVVIVNEAGASVYSASDIAREEFPDLDLTVRGAISIARRLQDPLAELVKIDAKSIGVGQYQHDVNQTALKKALDAVVESCVNYVGVDLKTASWALLSYVSGIGESLARAIVRYRDEHGAFASRKALLKVPRFGDKAFEQAAGFLRIREGENPLDNTAVHPENYALVKKMATDLGVSVEKLAANEELIDLIDLKRYVDGEVGLPTLRDIVAELKKPGRDPREAFQAVAFREDVVEIGDLKEGMLLQGTVTNVAAFGAFVDVGVHQDGLVHISHLADRFIKDPNDAVKVGEIVKVKVLAVDVPRKRISLSIKEALAGGGGNSNPSRPEKPREPRPRQDEASSWEKAGFRVKKKG, encoded by the coding sequence ATGGCATTGACCGACATTCAGATCAACCGCATATTGACCACCCTGGTCGAAGAGACCGCTCTGAGCCCCTCCCAGGTCCGCAACACCGTCGAGCTGCTGCAGGAAGGGGCGACCGTCCCCTTCATCGCCCGTTACCGCAAGGAGCGTACCGGCGAGCTGGACGAGGTGCAGGTGCGCACCCTCGAGGAGCGCTTTGATTATTTCAAGGAGCTGGAAGAACGCAAGACCACGGTGCTGGCCACCATAGACGAACAGGGCAAGCTGACGCCGGAGCTGAAAGCCCGCATCGAGGCCTGCCGCCAGAAGAACGAGCTGGAAGACCTCTATCTCCCCTACAAGCCCAAGCGTCGCACCAAGGCGACCATCGCTCGGGAGCGCGGGCTGGAACCTCTGGCCGACCTCATCGCTGCGCAGCAGGTCAAAAGCGGCTCGCTGCAGGAGGTGGCGGCACCCTTCGTCGATCCGGACAAAGAAGTAGCCGACGCCGACGCCGCCCTGGAGGGAGCCGGCCACATCCTGGCGGAACGTCTCTCCGAGGATGCCGACGTGCGCGCCCTGGTGCGCCGCCTGACCTGGGAGCAGGGAGTGTTCGTCTCCAAGGTGGCACCGGATAAGGCCGGGGCCGTGAGTAAGTTCGAGATGTACTACGACTACCAGGAGCCCCTGCGGCTGATTCCCTCTCACCGTATGCTGGCCATGCGCCGTGGTGAAAAGGAGGAGGTGCTGCGGCTCTCCCTGTTGGCGCCGGAAGAGGAGATTCTCCGGGGGATGCAGACCCGCCTCATCACCGGGCCGAGTCTTTTCGGCAACTTTTTGCAGGGGGTGGCTGCTGATGCCTACCGGCGGCTGCTGGCCCCATCCATCGAGGTGGAGCTGCGTCTCGAAGCCAAGAAGGCGGCCGACGAGGCGGCCATCCAGATCTTTGCTGACAACCTGAAAAATCTGCTGCTGTTGCCGCCGGCCGGCAGCAAACGGGTGCTCGGTGTTGACCCCGGTCTGCGCACCGGCTCCAAGCTGGCGGTGGTGGACGAAACGGGGCGCTATCTGGAGAATGCCACCATCTACCCCCACACCGGCGCTGGCAAGATCGCCCCCGCCCGGGCTGAACTGCTGCGATTGCTCAAGGACCATGGTATCGAAATGATCGCCATCGGCAATGGTACCGCCAGCCGCGAGATGGATCAGTTCGTGCGCGAAACCCTGCGGGAAGCCGGTCTGCAGCTGCCGGTGGTCATCGTCAACGAGGCGGGGGCCAGCGTATATTCAGCGTCGGATATCGCCCGTGAAGAATTTCCCGATCTCGACCTCACCGTGCGCGGGGCCATCAGCATCGCCCGCCGCCTGCAGGATCCGCTGGCCGAGCTGGTCAAGATCGATGCCAAGAGCATCGGCGTCGGCCAGTACCAGCACGATGTCAATCAGACCGCTCTAAAAAAGGCCCTCGACGCCGTGGTGGAGAGCTGCGTCAACTATGTCGGGGTCGATCTGAAGACGGCCTCCTGGGCGTTGCTCTCCTACGTGTCGGGCATCGGCGAATCCCTGGCCCGCGCCATCGTGCGCTATCGGGACGAGCACGGCGCTTTCGCCAGCCGCAAGGCGTTGCTCAAGGTGCCTCGCTTCGGCGACAAGGCCTTTGAGCAGGCCGCCGGTTTTCTGCGCATTCGCGAGGGGGAGAATCCGCTGGACAACACCGCTGTGCATCCGGAGAACTATGCTCTGGTGAAAAAAATGGCCACCGACCTCGGTGTGTCGGTGGAAAAGCTGGCCGCCAACGAGGAGCTCATCGATCTTATCGACCTGAAACGCTACGTCGACGGCGAGGTCGGCCTGCCCACCCTGCGCGACATCGTCGCCGAGCTGAAAAAGCCCGGCCGCGACCCGCGCGAGGCCTTCCAGGCCGTGGCCTTCCGCGAGGATGTCGTCGAGATCGGCGACCTCAAGGAAGGGATGCTGCTGCAGGGGACGGTGACCAACGTGGCCGCATTCGGCGCCTTTGTCGATGTCGGTGTGCATCAGGACGGCCTCGTGCATATCAGCCACCTGGCCGACCGTTTCATCAAAGACCCCAATGACGCGGTCAAGGTCGGCGAGATCGTCAAAGTCAAAGTGCTCGCCGTCGACGTACCGCGCAAACGTATCAGCCTCTCCATCAAGGAGGCTCTCGCCGGGGGCGGTGGCAACAGCAATCCGTCCCGTCCGGAAAAACCCCGTGAGCCGCGGCCGCGCCAGGACGAGGCCAGTTCCTGGGAAAAGGCGGGATTTCGGGTGAAGAAAAAAGGATAA
- a CDS encoding ABC transporter ATP-binding protein: MPPLLEVRNLMTYFPTRDALVKAVRGLEFTVDAGETLALVGESGCGKSITALSLLRLVPEPGRIVEGEILFEGQDLRRLLPEEMRRIRGNDIAMIFQEPMTSLNPVFRIGEQIGEVLRLHKGLDRRAALDAAVDLLDQVGIPSARQRVHEYPHQLSGGMRQRVVIAMALACDPKLLIADEPTTALDVTIQAQIMALLDSLKQERGMATLLITHDLGVVAESADRVAIMNSGLIMEQAAVEIIFSRPRHPYTQGLLACIPRLGHKKDRLVPIDSQVPVGTDLPPGSSYLDRCPAPFAPQRGKLPPLREVELGHFVRCWSC; encoded by the coding sequence ATGCCGCCGCTGCTTGAAGTCCGCAACCTCATGACCTATTTTCCCACCCGCGACGCCCTGGTCAAGGCCGTGCGCGGACTGGAATTCACCGTGGACGCCGGCGAGACCCTGGCCCTGGTGGGCGAGTCGGGCTGCGGCAAGTCGATCACGGCCCTCTCCCTGCTGCGTCTGGTGCCCGAACCGGGGCGTATCGTCGAAGGCGAAATCCTCTTTGAGGGACAGGATCTGCGCCGCCTGCTCCCCGAGGAGATGCGGCGCATCCGCGGCAATGATATCGCCATGATCTTCCAGGAGCCGATGACCTCTCTCAATCCCGTCTTCCGCATCGGCGAGCAGATTGGCGAAGTCTTGCGCCTGCACAAGGGCCTCGACCGCAGGGCGGCCCTCGACGCGGCCGTCGATCTTCTCGATCAGGTCGGCATCCCCTCGGCCCGCCAGCGCGTCCACGAATATCCCCATCAGCTCTCCGGCGGTATGCGCCAGCGCGTGGTTATCGCTATGGCCCTGGCCTGCGATCCCAAGCTGCTCATCGCCGACGAGCCGACCACCGCCCTCGACGTCACCATCCAGGCCCAGATCATGGCCCTGCTCGACTCGCTCAAACAGGAGCGCGGCATGGCCACCCTGCTCATCACCCACGACCTCGGCGTCGTGGCCGAGTCAGCCGATCGTGTCGCCATTATGAATTCTGGATTGATCATGGAGCAGGCCGCCGTCGAGATCATTTTCAGCCGGCCACGCCACCCCTACACCCAGGGTCTGCTGGCCTGCATCCCCCGCCTTGGGCACAAAAAGGACCGGCTGGTCCCTATCGACAGCCAGGTGCCCGTCGGTACCGATCTGCCTCCGGGCAGCTCCTATCTCGACCGCTGCCCCGCCCCCTTTGCGCCGCAGCGCGGCAAACTGCCGCCCTTGCGGGAAGTCGAACTCGGTCATTTCGTGCGCTGCTGGAGCTGCTGA